DNA from Tripterygium wilfordii isolate XIE 37 chromosome 15, ASM1340144v1, whole genome shotgun sequence:
ACAGGATCTTCTCAACCTTCAAACTACAACTGCTGCTATTGAGCTTCTGTACAATAAATAAGACACAAGCTTTTAGGCTTTAGAATGACCAACAAAATTTCTGGGTCATATCAGGTTCAATCTTCATCATTGTCTCTCATATATGCAAGAAATATCTAGAAAGTAAACAAAATAGTCTAATGAACCAGTTCGAGTATCATACCTGTTCTTATTGGCTCTTTATATATAACAGAAACCAAGTTCGATGTTCTGATGATGTCTTGGAATACAGAAGAACACCACTCCTCCATTTACTGCATTATCTACAACATGAACATTTAACCCATCAAATACAACTCAACAGACCCACCAACTAAGCTCTATCATTCTTTGCTGAGGCTGACCATGCATCTTGATTTTCTGTGATGTCACCAGAAGCAATGAATGATGGACTTCACTGTCCAACAATGTTAAAGAGGTAGAAAGAAATGTTCACAGAAATGGCCCTTGTGCATTATTCAACAGAGTGACTCATAGAAGAAGGAAAGAACCTCCAAAAGGAGACAAAAAACCATAAGCAAAGACTGCTCAATAGTTGAGGCAAGAGGCAAGGCAAACCTGATGAAATTTTTGATGGATTGGAGGAAAAATAAAACTCATACAAAGTCCCATCAATTTGCCATCACCTTCCTCAATCCAATTTgacaataaattttcttttattcaagGTTTTGCTAAACCTTGTTAGCACTTGAATGCAAACTGTATAACCATTAAAAAGCAAGCAAACAGTATACAACTCTAAAATAATGAGCAACTTCCAATCCTTGTCATGTCATACAAGAGAGAAAAACCAAGATCAATAAAATGTAATCAACCACTACTAAAAACCAAGAAATAATTAACAACCTCCAATTCTAGTCGTTTCATATAATCGAGAAAAGCCACAATTAAAAAAACCTTGTTTAATGCATTAACTGATCCTCCATAGGCCAACCAAGGCAATAATGTTGATGGTTACAATGAACCATCAGATTACTTTCTAACaaatccatgaaaaaaaaagaaagaagatttcTCATTGATTCGATGATATTTCATCAGCCCATCAAAGAGATTGCTTAACAAATTATTAGGAAAGATATTTAAAAGGAAaggccaaaagaagaaaaccctaagccATCTTGAAGATtcaaaaaaaggtaaataataACAGTAAATGCCAGAGCCGATCCCCCAGGATTTTTACGCATTATTGATGAAAATAAAGATAAGGACAAAAGTATAATTGCTCTAATGTTTTCTGAATCTACCAGCAAATGTACCCCACCTATAAGGGGGTATTTGGTAATCAGCAACTAGGGATTATCAAGAGCTATAGCACCATCACTCTCCCGTTTCCCTGATGACTTCATTTCAGCATCATTTTTTTCATCTTGATGATATGTTACTGGCTCTTTATCCCCTCTAAGTTCGCTGTCACCTTCCTGTTTTCCACATGACTCCAATTCAGCATCATTCTTTTCATCTTGTTGATATGTGACTGGCTCTTTATCCTCAGTAAGTTGGCCATCAACTTCCCGTTTTCCAGTTGACTTCTcatttttttcatcttcttgaTATGTGACAAAGTCTTTAGCCCCTCTAAGTTTTTTAGGTACATCACCAATCTGATATTCCATGCCCCATCCAGAATCCTTAGGATTCACTCTCCCACGACGGTCTGAAGCATCCCTGTATAGAAAATTTTGCGCTTTCACCACCCCCTCTTCAACACCATAAAAAAATCTCTTCCTGGATTCATCCGTATCGAAATGATTCACAGTATGAACCAGCCCATATCTATCACCATTATTGCCCCTGATATCCGAAAACTTTCCCATATGCATAGATCTGTAATTTTTGGGGAAATCCCCTTTGCCAAACCTGCCATCTCTAGAACTTTCAGATCTCCGAGGTGATCTCTCTAGAAATGAAGCATGCTGATTATAACGTCTCTCTCTGAAATGAATTGCTTCATTATTCCTATCACCAAACCATTTGGAATTGCGTGGAGGGGAACCATTGTTTCTCAACATTGACCTAAATCCTACCACATGGTCACGCACAAAACCAGACCGTTGACTAGGTGATCTCAGCCTCTGCATTCCGACTTCCGATCTGAAAGTTGGAGATCTACTTCGGTGTCTAGAACTTGAATTAGCATGATCTGGAGAGCGGGTTCTGGATCTTAATGGAGATTTAGTGCAGGCTCGATGTACATGATGAATCCCCCTTGCTTCAGCTGGAGAAATGCTTCTGTCCCGCCTTGATGAAGAATAAGAATTAGTCAAAGGAGGTTCCACAAAGCCGTTGGGTGTGGAACTAAGGTATCTTCTCCTGGGGCCTCTCCAATCATCCCGCGGAATATATTTCCCAGACCTGCCCCTACCAAAGGTGATATGTCTACCCCTATGCATACTAAAAGTCTGATCCCGATCATCTGGTGATCCAATTCTTGTGAAATGCTGACGAACAGCAGGTGAAGAAGTCCTCAATGATTCCCTGTCAAAGAAACCATTTTCTGTCCCAATCCGATGAAAAGACCTTGAGCCAGGATATTGAGTTGAATGATGGTGTTTAAAGCCCCTATTGCTGTAATCAACCCAACGATCTGCTTCTCTCCTTCTAGGATAAGCATGATGAGTATATCTGCCCCTACTAAAGGAGTCAACATATCCAGTTTTCCTACAAAAGCTACGATTCAGATTATTGGTATTGCTGTATTCAAAAGCATAAATAGATTTCTCGCAAAAATCTAATTAGATGACACATTATTGCCTAGCAACATACTGATCTAAAGAAGAGAGGATAAAAAGAAGAGTGGGAGGGAGTGGGGGTTGAGATACAGCACAAATGAGATGACAAGGGGTACCTGCTTCGCTGGTGGGGGAGTCCATTTTCTTCTACATGCGACTGCAACTCTATCCTTGATGCTCTCCTTGCTTCCGTATCTTCGGCATCTGATTTATACATGTCAGCACCAGTCCTTTTACTGATACCATCGCTTATTCCAGTAAGAgcatctaaaattttaaaatccaaCTGATCTTTTTCAGAAATATTTGTTTTAGAATCAGCtagttgactttctgactccGCATTGGCTCTACCAGTTACACTATCTACGATTCCCTTCTCGCCAGCTGCTTCCAGTTTGTTATCAGCATTTTCACTCATCTCTAACACACTGCTTTCGCTCCTCAATGCTACTTCCTTACTAGCCCTATCTAGTGTGTTCTCCATCAGCTGTTCTGCATCAAACCCCAAATTATCAGCTTCTAGATCCTCACCATCATAATATTCCCCAGTATGAATGATTGATTCCCTGACTTCTCCATCTTCAAACTCAACATCATGATCTTTTCCATCCCCACTCACTTTCAGAGCAGCACAGTCATCACTAGAATCATCATAATCATATCCATCACGCAAAGGATGTTCCATATCCATCTTATTGGAAATATTTACAATGCCAACAGAGTAGCAGCCACAGGTTACGCAAGAATCACAAACAGCAGAGGTGAGTGAAAAGGCTGCGGACTTTCCTGAGGACCATGTCTTCTGTTCCTCACTGTCACTGCATGCTTGTTTATTGATTTCAGAATTAGAACCGTTGCTCTGTTGTACCTTCATGTTCACAGGTAATTGAGAAAGGTCACCATCAAACATACTGGAGGGGACCATCTCAAAACCTGTGGGATGAGATTGGGATAAGCCAAATTCATCTAGCTGACTAGTGGGGTCTTTATGAATATTATCAGAGGGCCACATCCCTCTAGGCTCACGGGATGCCGAAGAAATCTTTTCATTAGAAATATTTCTGTCATCATGTAACTGAGATAAGTCTCCATTTAAAACATTTTGAATATGAGTGCATGCACCTGGCTCAAGTTCCTCTAGGTTTGACCGATGCATTTCATCATTGGTCTCATGCTTAGCAGCCCCAGGTTCCACTTGCATTTCACTAATTTCAGAATTCACCTTCTCATCACTAGCAGTACCACCCTTGACATCACCAGATATCTCATCTGCAACGTCAGTCTGACAATCTACAGATTGATAATCAAACGGAAATTCCCATGCATCCATATCAGTATTTAAATCCCAATGTAACCGTTCATCTCCTGAAGAATGTTTCTGCATCCTATCTGGTCTTTCATCCTTATTGGTCAAGTTGTCCTTCAATCCTGAAC
Protein-coding regions in this window:
- the LOC120016260 gene encoding uncharacterized protein LOC120016260 isoform X1, which gives rise to MSVPDSEKLGVSVLGCQVNEKVEYVPIKKRRHMLQSVSPPPRAPTLHPGESKILSKNESLGINNSPSMVDMGEILDIKSSTDDKNFVRIDRIPDGIKDLSGISMLVAAAHGKSSEGDDERIVEGYPFGVSMKKESCSLSKGVFQEDVQDSSEIPTNVAGSCISAVPVEDLTAAFRREKSLMDALLHANNLEGSSAQDHSGSGLKDNLTNKDERPDRMQKHSSGDERLHWDLNTDMDAWEFPFDYQSVDCQTDVADEISGDVKGGTASDEKVNSEISEMQVEPGAAKHETNDEMHRSNLEELEPGACTHIQNVLNGDLSQLHDDRNISNEKISSASREPRGMWPSDNIHKDPTSQLDEFGLSQSHPTGFEMVPSSMFDGDLSQLPVNMKVQQSNGSNSEINKQACSDSEEQKTWSSGKSAAFSLTSAVCDSCVTCGCYSVGIVNISNKMDMEHPLRDGYDYDDSSDDCAALKVSGDGKDHDVEFEDGEVRESIIHTGEYYDGEDLEADNLGFDAEQLMENTLDRASKEVALRSESSVLEMSENADNKLEAAGEKGIVDSVTGRANAESESQLADSKTNISEKDQLDFKILDALTGISDGISKRTGADMYKSDAEDTEARRASRIELQSHVEENGLPHQRSSFCRKTGYVDSFSRGRYTHHAYPRRREADRWVDYSNRGFKHHHSTQYPGSRSFHRIGTENGFFDRESLRTSSPAVRQHFTRIGSPDDRDQTFSMHRGRHITFGRGRSGKYIPRDDWRGPRRRYLSSTPNGFVEPPLTNSYSSSRRDRSISPAEARGIHHVHRACTKSPLRSRTRSPDHANSSSRHRSRSPTFRSEVGMQRLRSPSQRSGFVRDHVVGFRSMLRNNGSPPRNSKWFGDRNNEAIHFRERRYNQHASFLERSPRRSESSRDGRFGKGDFPKNYRSMHMGKFSDIRGNNGDRYGLVHTVNHFDTDESRKRFFYGVEEGVVKAQNFLYRDASDRRGRVNPKDSGWGMEYQIGDVPKKLRGAKDFVTYQEDEKNEKSTGKREVDGQLTEDKEPVTYQQDEKNDAELESCGKQEGDSELRGDKEPVTYHQDEKNDAEMKSSGKRESDGAIALDNP
- the LOC120016260 gene encoding uncharacterized protein LOC120016260 isoform X2, whose amino-acid sequence is MSVPDSEKLGVSVLGCQVNEKVEYVPIKKRRHMLQSVSPPPRAPTLHPGESKILSKNESLGINNSPSMVDMGEILDIKSSTDDKNFVRIDRIPDGIKDLSGISMLVAAAHGKSSEGDDERIVEGYPFGVSMKKESCSLSKGVFQEDVQDSSEIPTNVAGSCISAVPVEDLTAAFRREKSLMDALLHANNLEGSSAQDHSGSGLKDNLTNKDERPDRMQKHSSGDERLHWDLNTDMDAWEFPFDYQSVDCQTDVADEISGDVKGGTASDEKVNSEISEMQVEPGAAKHETNDEMHRSNLEELEPGACTHIQNVLNGDLSQLHDDRNISNEKISSASREPRGMWPSDNIHKDPTSQLDEFGLSQSHPTGFEMVPSSMFDGDLSQLPVNMKVQQSNGSNSEINKQACSDSEEQKTWSSGKSAAFSLTSAVCDSCVTCGCYSVGIVNISNKMDMEHPLRDGYDYDDSSDDCAALKVSGDGKDHDVEFEDGEVRESIIHTGEYYDGEDLEADNLGFDAEQLMENTLDRASKEVALRSESSVLEMSENADNKLEAAGEKGIVDSVTGRANAESESQLADSKTNISEKDQLDFKILDALTGISDGISKRTGADMYKSDAEDTEARRASRIELQSHVEENGLPHQRSRKTGYVDSFSRGRYTHHAYPRRREADRWVDYSNRGFKHHHSTQYPGSRSFHRIGTENGFFDRESLRTSSPAVRQHFTRIGSPDDRDQTFSMHRGRHITFGRGRSGKYIPRDDWRGPRRRYLSSTPNGFVEPPLTNSYSSSRRDRSISPAEARGIHHVHRACTKSPLRSRTRSPDHANSSSRHRSRSPTFRSEVGMQRLRSPSQRSGFVRDHVVGFRSMLRNNGSPPRNSKWFGDRNNEAIHFRERRYNQHASFLERSPRRSESSRDGRFGKGDFPKNYRSMHMGKFSDIRGNNGDRYGLVHTVNHFDTDESRKRFFYGVEEGVVKAQNFLYRDASDRRGRVNPKDSGWGMEYQIGDVPKKLRGAKDFVTYQEDEKNEKSTGKREVDGQLTEDKEPVTYQQDEKNDAELESCGKQEGDSELRGDKEPVTYHQDEKNDAEMKSSGKRESDGAIALDNP